CCTTCAATTGgtgaatatgaatttttaaatggACTCTAAAGAGTGGTtgatgttgaaaattgaaatggatTCCAATATGGATTTTGAAATGGACTTCAAAGGGGGTTTATAatctagaagaaaaaaagtattcCATTACGTTTTTATGACgataaataatgaataaatatatttttataaaattatgactAATAGACTTTTAACAAGTGTATTAAAAATGCATCGaagtaataaattaaaatttataagttcgtatccacaggGACTGTTTCAATTTTTACTCGACAAAAGCGttaaaataaatgatgtattaaatTTATGGGTTGCCCTAGGCAATTGGATTTGGTtttataaaacttaaaaaaaaaaaaaaaagtaaataaaatagtttgataattggattaaaacagatgatcaagcctttcgaatcatctattgCTCACCGTGAATAATTTGCTCCTCTTTGCTCTCAATGTCCACCTAACTTTACGACGGATTAACTTattagttttgatcaatctcttgactcaaaatcCTTTCCAAGGTTATAACCTCTTAATCTCTTAAATCGATTGAATAATTACATAAGCGATGTTCTAGTTCGTTAACCCTAAGTCTTAACTCTCAACTTCCTATTTCTAGTTTCATATGTTGAGTTGGTCACAATAGGTTCAAAGGTTAGTAGTCAATTGGAACCTAAATTCAATTCAAGCAATCGATATAAGCTAGTGTTAATAGTCATACACACGATATTAAGAAAAGCATTAAGCAAGAATAATTATGAATAAAGACTAAGTTTCATTGATATCAAAGAGAGTTTCAGATAAATTACATGGTTCACAGATCACAAAGATTCATCCCATGGCTTAATCAATCTAAGAGTTTATTTACTCATAACTAAACAATCAAATACATAGAAATAGTGGCATACATAAACCAGAACCAACTATGAGTTTGGTGAGATCTACTATGTGCTCTTAGGCTTTCTGGTGCCGTCTATGCTCTGTTTAGGTCTCCAAAATCGAACCATAAGCTTCTGATCGCATCTGGCTTTTATAGACAACGAATTAGGGTTTCAGAAAAGtccaccatcgtgccacgtttcgagaccatcgtggcacgatttacTCATTTATCCTAAGTGGCAGAAAATTTACTCAACTATCGTGGCACGTTACACATCATcatgccacgatttttccaacAATTTTAGGTAAATTACACGCTTCAAACGTGCCACAATTCaggtccatcgtggcacgatttctcCCGTAGCTAAATTCTTGCATTCTTCTCCAATTTATGCAAAACTTCTCTTTTATGAATCTTGAGCTGATTTAACCATGCATACACGCATTTGACTctcaaaacattataaaaaatatacaaatatgactaataaaTAGTGTTGACGTACTGTCATCAATGACATCTATTTATTCgtttaatattttcttaatttgtgtggTAATACCTTAATGGAAGTTGATTATAAATAGAGAATATACTATAGAATAAGTGCATTAACAATTTCGGTGTTCTCTTCCAATTATTATGTACTACTATCACATTTAAGTGAACCGTTTACTCTCTGAAGTCAAGTCTTTCATTCCAAGTCAGTCAACCCAACTTGCTAAAAGGGCTAAAAATGTGTGGTACTATTAGCTTGAAGATTATCTTCatgtgataaaataaaaataaaaactacagtATTTTATGCTTATATAATCGTGTATATAAGAATGATATGCGgattttgtataaaaataataatgatatcatggtttttgagaaaattggtaattaaatatgttttttatccttatcaatatttcatttttttgcatgaaaaaaataataatgatatttcGTTTtattgttcttaaaaaaaaaatcgacttAGTTCCTCAAAAATAAATCCACACCGCTGTATCTCTGTTTTTAAATTAGGTCATACATACCTTTTagatttttgaatgattttttacatgattgtttagaatattataaaaatttgtccaaaaatattataattttttaacaaatcatgaattaaatatgaatctCAATCgcaaaaaccataaaaatataatatttaattcatcctttattaaaataattaaacttttacaagaaaaaattatataatgtattaaacatgaatgtgataaaaattatataatgtattaaacatgaatgtgataaaattaaaaaatttctaatgATACATAGGTTGACTTAAAAACCCGAAAATGGTTGTGGAAAACTTTTGAATTACTAAAAGAAAAGTAAAGGAAAAAATGTATAGCGACTAAAATGATAAATAGCAACATATAAAGAACACTAAAATGATAGTACATATTTAACtctataattttaatttcaatattaaaattatttttttaaaaagagagacAAACACTACAACAttttgactaaaataaaataaatttatgaaacATTTCTATTAATTTCCTAGTAAACCTTGAGTCCCCAATTCACACGTCAATTTTGTTCTCAAGCGTATTAGATTCCACAAAAAGGAACATTTTTTCACGCGGATTCATATTGTAGGATAGATATATTTTATTGGACCAAGCACTTATTTTTTGGACTGCAAAGTACACTTTCAAATTACATATACTTCTTTCTATATCTAAAAATTATATCACAAAACAAACACTAGATTATAGTTGGTTTCCAATAATACACATTCACTAACTGCAAAATGAGAACTCATTCCCAATTGCTGTTGTACTTCATGCTGTCAACAACAGTTGCTCTTGCTTTGAGTTTGAGTTCAGTGACTGATAAACATGCTTTGCtttctttgaaagaaaaacttaCCAATGGTATACCTGATGCTCTTCCATCATGGAATGAATCTCTTTATTTCTGTGAATGGGAGGGTGTTACATGCGGTCGACGCCACATGAGAGTCTCTGTCTTGCATTTGGAAAATCAAAATTGGGGTGGTACTCTTGGACCATCCTTAGGAAATCTAACCTTTCTCAGAAAACTCAAACTTTCCAACATCGATTTGCACGGTGAAATTCCAAAAGAAGTTGGTCTTTTGAAGAGGTTGCAAGTTCTTGACTTGAGCAAGAACAAATTTCATGGTAAGATTCCTTTTGAGCTTACCAACTGCACCAATCTTCAAGAAATTATCTTGTTGTACAATCAACTCACTGGAAATGTTCCCTCATGGTTTGGTTCCATGACGCAGCTTAATAAGTTGCTTCTTGGAGCAAATAATTTGGTAGGTCAAATCCCACCTTCCTTGGGAAATATTTCATCCCTCCAAAATATAACACTTGCAAGAAATCAATTGGAAGGAAATATACCTTATACCTTGGGTAAGTTATCAAATTTAAGAGATCTAAATCTGGGTTCAAATAATTTTTCGGGTGAAATCCCTCATTCTCTTTACAATCTatcaaaaatttatgttttcatcCTTGGGCAAAACCAATTATTTGGTACTCTTCCATCAAATATGCATCTTGTTTTTCCTAATCTTAGATCATTTTTGGTGGGAGAGAACCACATAAGCGGAACTTTGCCGTTGTCAATATCAAATATCACCGGTCTGAAATGGTTCGATATATCCATTAACAATTTTCATGGGCCAGTACCTCCAACCTTGGGGCACTTGAACAAACTTAGGAGGTTTGACATTGGTTATAATGGTTTTGGGAGTGGAAGAGCTCATGATTTGGATTTCATTTCCTCATTGACCAATTGTACTCAATTGCAAGTTCTTAATTTGAAGTATAATAGATTTGGCGGTACAATGACAGATCTTATGACCAACTTCTCTACCACTCTCAATTGGCTAAGTATGGCAGGTAATCAAATATATGGAGAAATCCCTGAAAGAATTGGACAACTAATTGGTTTAACTCACTTTGATATGATGGAGAATTTCCTAGAGGGAACAATTCCAGATTCAATTGGAAAGCTTACGAATCTAGTAAGATTAATTTTGCAAGAAAACAGATTATCTGGCAAGATTCCTATTGTTATTGGCAATCTTACCAAGTTGTCTGAGTTTTATCTACATACTAATAAATTAGAAGGAAACGTTCCATCGACTCTTAGATATTGCACCAAGTTGCAATCATTTGGTGTTTCTGACAACAACTTGAGTGGCCACATACCTGATCAAACATTTGGCTATCTAGAAAGTTTAATAAATCTTGACTTGTCCAACAACTCCTTGACCGGTCCCATTCCTTCAGAATTTGGTAACTTGAAGCATCTTTCCATATTGAATCTATACACAAACAAGTTGTCCGGTCAAATTCCCAATGAACTTGCTGGTTGTTTGACACTAATTGAGCTTATGTTGCAGAGAAACTTTTTCCATGGAAGTATACCTTCCTTCTTGGGCTCCTCATTAAGATCCCTCCAAATCTTAGACCTTTCTAGCAATAACTTCACGAGTGTAATCCCTCGTGAATTGGAAAATCTAACATCGTTGAATTCTTTAAACCTGTCATTTAACAATCTCTATGGTGAGGTTCCCATAAATGGTGTCTTTAGCAATGTCACTGCAATTTCACTTATGGGAAACAATGATCTTTGTGAAGGTATTCCTCAATTAAAGCTGCCTCCATGTTCTAGGTTGCTCTCCAAGAAACATACGAGGTTTCTTAAAAAGAAGTTTATCCCCATCTTTGTTATTGGTGGAATTTTGATCTCTTCGATGGCTTTTATCGGTATCTATTTTCTCAGGAAAAAGGCAAAAAAGTTTCTTTCTTTAGCATCTCTACGGAATGGGCACTTGGAGGTTACTTATGAGGATTTACATGAAGCAACCAACGGATTTTCTTCATCCAACTTGGTAGGCGCAGGAAGTTTTGGTTCTGTATACAAAGGATCTCTTCTTAAATTTGAAGGACCTATTGTAGTAAAggtgttgaaacttgaaacacGTGGGGCATCAAAGAGTTTTGTGGCTGAATGTAAAGTACTGGAAAAGATGAAACACAAAAACCTTCTGAAGCTCCTAACTTTCTGTTCAAGTATTGATTATAATGGTGAAGTTTTCAAGGCTATAGTTTTTGAATTCATGCCTATGGGGAGTCTAGAAGGCTTGTTGCACAATAATGAACATCTTGAGTCTAGAAATCTAAATCTCAGACAAAGGTTAAGTGTTGCTCTCGATGTAGCCCATGCATTGGATTATCTTCACCATAATTCCCATGAAGCTGTAGTTCACTGTGATATTAAGCCAAGTAATGTTCTTCTCGACGATGACATTATTGCTTACTTAGGAGATTTTGGGTTAGCAAGGTTCCTTAATGGGGCTACAGGGAGTTCCAGTAAAGATCAAGTTAGTTCAGCTGCAATTCAAGGAACCATAGGATATGTTCCCCCAGGTAAAAAGCTTTATATtcctaaatatattttaaatgttttaccTACACTTGTGAATTTCCTTATGGAAAAAGAGCAAGTTATCTTGTTCAATTCATGTTTTAATATTGAGAGACAATATTACAGCTGCGATAGATTAATAAGTACTCAAACTGTAATAGTTCAATGTTTTTATCAACAATTTTTCTAACCAGTACGAAATTGTGGTTGAGATATActattttcctttgtttttgtcTGAAGATATGTTGTTGGAACAGAGTATGGAGTAGGTGGCAAAGTATCACCACAAGGAGATATTTACAGCTATGGAATTCTATTGTTGGAGATGTTAACAGCAAAAAAACCAACAGACAACATGTTTTGTGAAGGTCTAAGCCTACACAAATTATGTAAGATGGCAATCCCACAAAAGATCACTGAGATAGCAGATACACAGTTGCTTGTCCCATCTTCTGAAGAACAGACAGGGATTATGGAGGATCAGAGGGAGAGTCTAGTCTCGTTTGCTAGGATTGGAGTTGCATGTTCCGCAGAATACCCCGCTCAGCGAATGTGTATAAAAGATGTTATAACAGAGTTACATGCAATTAAACAGAAGTTAACCCTCTAGACGCCATTTGTTGTGACAATAAAATAGTTGCATTTACTATCCATTATTGCTTTTCCCACAGGAGTGCTCCTTTAACCAGTCTCTAGAATATACAAATATTGCCAGGAAGATAAAAATGCAACTGTTTGTGTGCTCCTATCCTTGTATCAGTACATGAAATGGTTTTGgcttgaatttatatttttatatctgATATCATCTTATTTGCCAACACATAAAAAATGCTtactaataaaataacaactcaGACACAAAATAAAGAAGTGTTATACACACAATAAGTCATGCATAGATGCAAGCTCCAACCTGAATTGTATATTTTATCATGATACCTTAACAAATCATGTATTCTGCAAAATTGACTTTGAATGTAATGAAATGACCCATTATTTTAGTTAGATTACATGAAACTTTTAGATGGTCAGGTACTTCATTCGTAGCCTAGAGGCCGTAGACTAGGTATATTCCACGGCACAGGAAGGATGTGTTTGGCTCCAATGTGACATAATTAGTTGATGGTGAAACTTTCACACCATGACCAACAACATAGGAATGTTTGCATGGAGTGACAGGaaacaaaatttaacattaaGGAGTGAAGGCAGTTTGTAATTGAGACCAGAACCAGACTATAGTATCTATAAACAAATGCTTCCTTTTAGTAGACTATTCAGCTCAGGACTTTTAAAATTCCTCCAATAAAGAAAGTTGCACTGTCTTAAATCTACCACATTGGGAGGAAACCCTTAGATTTCAACTTAGAGAGCGTTCACCTACATAATTTGTGCTTAGGATGAGAACTTAGATATAAGACCTGATGTATAAGTTGTTTCTTCAATGATAAACTCCAAAAAGCACAAAGCTGTTTCTAAAAGATATTCCTAGAAATGACATTAAGTGCATATATGTTTGGTATCTCGGTGGGTTTTCTTGGATTCTAAACATGCACTTAAGTGTATGAGACGGTGATTCTAGGAAAACCCACCGTGGTAACTGTATGTTTGGTTTAAATTTTAGAGgtgaataattgattttaacatgtttGGATGTCCTCAAGTGGAATTTATTTCGACTCTAGATTTCATTCTAAATTGAAGCTAGAATTTGTACTTTTTGACTCCAAATGTAATCTTAATACTCacatttattgttcaactcatttttacgttaatgtatccaaacataaacaacttcACAAATTAACCCGCTTTTAGCACTGATtcattcataatcataatcctTGTAGCAGCGATTAGATGTGTCAATGACACATGagatttcattcaattaattcattttatcaaattatcacTAGTGTCGACCTCTCTGTGTTATTTCCGGTGTATATGTCTTTGTTGGTGATTCTTAGCtcaaagtaaatttttttatcaccgcataaccaaacacgcattaagattaactcttccAAACATATTTCAAAGGGTACTTAATACAGTTTAATTCTAAATTCATTCTAATTGAACAGATCATTAAGTTTATGAAAcccaaaaaagaaactaaaatcaacATAAAAGCAATAGTTTACAATTTGAGAATTCGAACTATACTAATAATTCAAACAATTCAATTACATAAACAGAGTTTCCTCACAAgaacaaacacaaattaaaacTTAACATAACAATATACACAACacactaaaaaaaagataaattaccTAAACACGGTGGCGCGTGAAACGCAATCAACATCATCATTTACcattatcataatcaataatttCCGAATCAGTAACAGATCTAGAATGCAGAACAATCGATCTTCCAATCGAGTTAATCCAATCCTCTTTCTCCTTATCCGAATCAGCAATAAAATACATCGTATCAGCGCGTGTGGAAAGTTCAAATGCGTAGGGTTTATGAAGAATATCTTCAGCGCCTTTAACAGTGAGACAAGTAGCAACAGGAATAACACCACGCGGGATAGAAGCGCGTGTGATTGTTGATTCTTTGAACCAGAAGAGTTTCCCTTGTTTCAAAACGAACCAACGTCTTCGCCATGTTTTTATGTATTCGCCTTGTTTTGTTAACCAGCCGGTTCGTTCTGGGTTCGACCAGAATTCGACGCCGGAGTAGTCGACCGGGTTTGTGGTTGAACCGGTTGCGTAGCGCCAAAGACTTGCTGCCATTTCGGTTCGGTTTTACGCGAAGGTGATATCGGAATTCGAAAAGTGAATTACAACTCAGTTTGCTATGAAGGAAACAAGTTGCATCGCATTGCTTTGCTGGATTCGCCGAACACAACGTTTTTGTCACCTACTAGTAGGTTGGTTTCTCAGTTCATTATTCAACATGACACGTAAGCAAAAATATGTGTTggatgttataaaaaaaaaactaaataattggatattattaaaacaaaaaactaaatatttggataaaatttatggcattttttaacaaaaaagatTATGACATTTTGGGTTAAGCATAACTGACAAAGAAGCTGCAGTATGTAAAAAATGGTAATCCAACAATAAACTTGTGTTATAAGAACacaaattaaaagtttaaaaatcaaattaaaacgtaagttttgactttttaaaataagtttttaagatTTTGCTTCTATATTTGACTTATTAAGTTGTGACGTTTagcattttcttttatgttatCTCTTCTATGATAGGGTATTATTGAAATCCCAGACATTATATTATATACGTATTTTGAGTTCATAACAGAatgatcaaaaaataaaaataaatgtaaactATTGAAGAACATACAATACATGGTTGAAATGAAGAAGAGTCTCTAGTGTATGAAATACGAAAGTATTGCTCAAACTGAAGGTACAATTATATTGAAAAGTTATACAACCAGCGATGTTTTACGAAAATATAGTGTTGGACGataaaaaatcaacacaaaaataaaataagtttattgatgatgatattaCATTAGATATGTTAATCAAATATCATTTGCACGCAACAATAAAGATTAATCCTCAATTTGGATAGAACCTTAATGGATGGTGAAGTTCTACCTCAAAAGATTTAACATTGCATGCACATTAATAGAATTCAAATTTAGAACCTCAACTTAAGCTGAAAAAGATCCTTAACTATCTCATTCAAATGGTCTTGAGTGATAAGATATGTCCTACGCActcaaaaaaacagaaatattattttgactATACAAAATTGTCGGACAGCCATATGTAATACTATTGGTCTTGAGTGATAAGCTATCTCGTTCATGATTTAGTAGACAAACTCTTGCTTGAATGTAGAAGCTAGCTTTAAATAATGGGGAAACATAGACACCATCTCTCAGTGCTTTTTCCTGTATGAGAAAGAAATTGATTTCTTTATACTACTACTTCATGAGAGATGTTAAGTTGATTTTGTAAGTAGTAGTCAAGTTACATTTACTGTGCGGCATAGATTCTCAGtcccaatattttatttccGGAACTTCAACGAAGCTATGAAGACAAGATTCTAATTAGTTGTTGTGCCTATGGTGGGATTCTTAACATATGCTAAATCCAAGGTTGAGCTTAAAATACAACGTGACATCATTAATCCTAGCTTTCCATAACACAACTTTTGAGTTTTCGTGTGAAATAACACGGTAAAGAATTAAAGTAACACTATTTCAGTATGTAGCTGGTCTACATATAACTACAAATTCCTTCAATTACACAAGGCTGTATCATTTCCAATAAACTTTACATCAATATAACTATAGAAGTATGTTAGCTTCAAATGAAAATCCACTGACTCTAAAACTCAATATGATGGTCTGTAGCTGTACCTGCCCCGCACACTGGCAGGAGATTGACCACCTCTGTCACTCACCATATCATAATAATCTATTTCACTATTATCTGAATAAAGACCATTTTGGTTTACACTGACTTCAGAACCAGCATTACTGCTAGTGGCATGAGGAGAACCCGAGACACTAACCATTAGGCTACGCTGGTGTCCTGACCGTACACTATACATTGAAGAAGCTGGAATGTTTGTCATCAATGGCCGTAAATTGCCCGGAACACTTTTTCTTATATCCTGTTCAAAGAGAAACGAGAGAAATTATTAGGGTAAAAAGTATAATTCATCAGTTCTAATCAATGGTAATgcagtaataaataaaaagcaTGATGTGGGACAAACACTAAATGAGAAACTCTCCAATAATATTGAAACATTGGACATTCGGAGTGGGAATAAGTGACAATATACATTGCAGTTTACAGTTTCCTATACAAGAGTAATGAGTGATACTATGCAGGAGGTGCATTAAATATTTATTCACAACTGATggataaaaaatacaaaaattgcaGATGCATACCATATGCCTAAGAGCCATATCCAAGGATTTCTTCGAGAGTGTTCTTCCGAAACCAGAGTTGTctggtgatgatgatgactTGCCAGATAGATTACTATGGGGGGAGCTTTTGACATCCGGCCGAGGAGGTGCTAGTTTCCTCATATTTATTAGTCTCTCAACCATTTTGTTGCCCATTGCAACAGGACTAACTTTGTCATTCACTTTGGAGTATCCACGATTAACTGCAGGCATAGAGCTTCCACTTGTATGGGAAATGCCATTGGCGGGCCGTCCTCTAGAAGGAGAGCATGATTGTCTCTTTGGTCTGACACTAGAAGCAGGCTCAATAGACGAAGAGCGCGCAGAGGGTGCTCCTGCTCCAGGTCTTCCCCTGGTTGCTGAAACAGGCCTTTCTGGAAGTGTTGTCCTCAAATTGGGAGGAGCATCAAGTGAAAAGCCAGGCATCTCAGATGGCTTCCATGGTCTTGATCTTGCTGGTGAAGTTCCACGTGAAGGTACTGGCTGCTTCGACACGGCTGGAGCTGGCTTGGAGATTGAAGAAGTCTTAACTGAAGGAGCAGATATGCTGGGCGCATTTAATGGTGTGGATGGTCGCCGAGTAGGTGTCGATGCCCTTGATGCAGGCCTGGAAGTAGATAAGGTAGGCCTGCTAGTtggtgttgaagatcttgtagTAGATCTTAATAAGGGCGTCGAGGACCTAGAAGGAACTGTGGGTGTGGGTTTAGCTGCAGGAACTGTGGTAGTCTTGCTGACAGGAATTGTAGTCTTGGTAGAAGAAACAACGGGCTTGGCTGCAGCTGCTGTTGTCCTATTTGAAGG
Above is a genomic segment from Medicago truncatula cultivar Jemalong A17 chromosome 5, MtrunA17r5.0-ANR, whole genome shotgun sequence containing:
- the LOC11426549 gene encoding pleckstrin homology domain-containing protein 1 — encoded protein: MAASLWRYATGSTTNPVDYSGVEFWSNPERTGWLTKQGEYIKTWRRRWFVLKQGKLFWFKESTITRASIPRGVIPVATCLTVKGAEDILHKPYAFELSTRADTMYFIADSDKEKEDWINSIGRSIVLHSRSVTDSEIIDYDNGK
- the LOC25494897 gene encoding cell wall protein RBR3 isoform X2 — translated: METKKTVMSRLGASTTRPTELKSRLANPPSEHSRRSNLVSKQQASFPGLTSSGGTRRPLSSGNPGSRPATPTGRPTLSTSSKSSRPSTPTSRTSIASARTMVTTPTSRTSIPSSRTMVTTPPSRTSIPSNRTTAAAAKPVVSSTKTTIPVSKTTTVPAAKPTPTVPSRSSTPLLRSTTRSSTPTSRPTLSTSRPASRASTPTRRPSTPLNAPSISAPSVKTSSISKPAPAVSKQPVPSRGTSPARSRPWKPSEMPGFSLDAPPNLRTTLPERPVSATRGRPGAGAPSARSSSIEPASSVRPKRQSCSPSRGRPANGISHTSGSSMPAVNRGYSKVNDKVSPVAMGNKMVERLINMRKLAPPRPDVKSSPHSNLSGKSSSSPDNSGFGRTLSKKSLDMALRHMDIRKSVPGNLRPLMTNIPASSMYSVRSGHQRSLMVSVSGSPHATSSNAGSEVSVNQNGLYSDNSEIDYYDMVSDRGGQSPASVRGRYSYRPSY
- the LOC11415808 gene encoding probable LRR receptor-like serine/threonine-protein kinase At3g47570 isoform X1 encodes the protein MRTHSQLLLYFMLSTTVALALSLSSVTDKHALLSLKEKLTNGIPDALPSWNESLYFCEWEGVTCGRRHMRVSVLHLENQNWGGTLGPSLGNLTFLRKLKLSNIDLHGEIPKEVGLLKRLQVLDLSKNKFHGKIPFELTNCTNLQEIILLYNQLTGNVPSWFGSMTQLNKLLLGANNLVGQIPPSLGNISSLQNITLARNQLEGNIPYTLGKLSNLRDLNLGSNNFSGEIPHSLYNLSKIYVFILGQNQLFGTLPSNMHLVFPNLRSFLVGENHISGTLPLSISNITGLKWFDISINNFHGPVPPTLGHLNKLRRFDIGYNGFGSGRAHDLDFISSLTNCTQLQVLNLKYNRFGGTMTDLMTNFSTTLNWLSMAGNQIYGEIPERIGQLIGLTHFDMMENFLEGTIPDSIGKLTNLVRLILQENRLSGKIPIVIGNLTKLSEFYLHTNKLEGNVPSTLRYCTKLQSFGVSDNNLSGHIPDQTFGYLESLINLDLSNNSLTGPIPSEFGNLKHLSILNLYTNKLSGQIPNELAGCLTLIELMLQRNFFHGSIPSFLGSSLRSLQILDLSSNNFTSVIPRELENLTSLNSLNLSFNNLYGEVPINGVFSNVTAISLMGNNDLCEGIPQLKLPPCSRLLSKKHTRFLKKKFIPIFVIGGILISSMAFIGIYFLRKKAKKFLSLASLRNGHLEVTYEDLHEATNGFSSSNLVGAGSFGSVYKGSLLKFEGPIVVKVLKLETRGASKSFVAECKVLEKMKHKNLLKLLTFCSSIDYNGEVFKAIVFEFMPMGSLEGLLHNNEHLESRNLNLRQRLSVALDVAHALDYLHHNSHEAVVHCDIKPSNVLLDDDIIAYLGDFGLARFLNGATGSSSKDQVSSAAIQGTIGYVPPEYGVGGKVSPQGDIYSYGILLLEMLTAKKPTDNMFCEGLSLHKLCKMAIPQKITEIADTQLLVPSSEEQTGIMEDQRESLVSFARIGVACSAEYPAQRMCIKDVITELHAIKQKLTL
- the LOC25494897 gene encoding cell wall protein RBR3 isoform X1 — protein: MRNDRGYNNSFRATEPKMQSALWQRNHQLENFRSSSFRDDELALFHQMKNCEIENDDLLLRDSTEEFVDSPFDLNPKDSHLFNISSSTEAPVRRTGAADDFLNSETDKNDYEWLLTPPGTPLFPSLEMETKKTVMSRLGASTTRPTELKSRLANPPSEHSRRSNLVSKQQASFPGLTSSGGTRRPLSSGNPGSRPATPTGRPTLSTSSKSSRPSTPTSRTSIASARTMVTTPTSRTSIPSSRTMVTTPPSRTSIPSNRTTAAAAKPVVSSTKTTIPVSKTTTVPAAKPTPTVPSRSSTPLLRSTTRSSTPTSRPTLSTSRPASRASTPTRRPSTPLNAPSISAPSVKTSSISKPAPAVSKQPVPSRGTSPARSRPWKPSEMPGFSLDAPPNLRTTLPERPVSATRGRPGAGAPSARSSSIEPASSVRPKRQSCSPSRGRPANGISHTSGSSMPAVNRGYSKVNDKVSPVAMGNKMVERLINMRKLAPPRPDVKSSPHSNLSGKSSSSPDNSGFGRTLSKKSLDMALRHMDIRKSVPGNLRPLMTNIPASSMYSVRSGHQRSLMVSVSGSPHATSSNAGSEVSVNQNGLYSDNSEIDYYDMVSDRGGQSPASVRGRYSYRPSY
- the LOC11415808 gene encoding probable LRR receptor-like serine/threonine-protein kinase At3g47570 isoform X2, giving the protein MRTHSQLLLYFMLSTTVALALSLSSVTDKHALLSLKEKLTNGIPDALPSWNESLYFCEWEGVTCGRRHMRVSVLHLENQNWGGTLGPSLGNLTFLRKLKLSNIDLHGEIPKEVGLLKRLQVLDLSKNKFHGKIPFELTNCTNLQEIILLYNQLTGNVPSWFGSMTQLNKLLLGANNLVGQIPPSLGNISSLQNITLARNQLEGNIPYTLGKLSNLRDLNLGSNNFSGEIPHSLYNLSKIYVFILGQNQLFGTLPSNMHLVFPNLRSFLVGENHISGTLPLSISNITGLKWFDISINNFHGPVPPTLGHLNKLRRFDIGYNGFGSGRAHDLDFISSLTNCTQLQVLNLKYNRFGGTMTDLMTNFSTTLNWLSMAGNQIYGEIPERIGQLIGLTHFDMMENFLEGTIPDSIGKLTNLVRLILQENRLSGKIPIVIGNLTKLSEFYLHTNKLEGNVPSTLRYCTKLQSFGVSDNNLSGHIPDQTFGYLESLINLDLSNNSLTGPIPSEFGNLKHLSILNLYTNKLSGQIPNELAGCLTLIELMLQRNFFHGSIPSFLGSSLRSLQILDLSSNNFTSVIPRELENLTSLNSLNLSFNNLYGEVPINGVFSNVTAISLMGNNDLCEGIPQLKLPPCSRLLSKKHTRFLKKKFIPIFVIGGILISSMAFIGIYFLRKKAKKFLSLASLRNGHLEVTYEDLHEATNGFSSSNLVGAGSFGSVYKGSLLKFEGPIVVKVLKLETRGASKSFVAECKVLEKMKHKNLLKLLTFCSSIDYNGEVFKAIVFEFMPMGSLEGLLHNNEHLESRNLNLRQRLSVALDVAHALDYLHHNSHEAVVHCDIKPSNVLLDDDIIAYLGDFGLARFLNGATGSSSKDQVSSAAIQGTIGYVPPDMLLEQSME